One Tripterygium wilfordii isolate XIE 37 chromosome 10, ASM1340144v1, whole genome shotgun sequence DNA segment encodes these proteins:
- the LOC120006905 gene encoding uncharacterized protein LOC120006905 — MAASSPCLTATEKKHWWLSNRKIVHKYIKDARNLIATQEQSEIASALSLLDAALALSPRLEAALELKARSLLSLRRFRDVALMLQDYIPSLKMADDDSGSVSSDSSSQPLSRERVKLLPSDNSSSGSTGRDPIFKCFSVSDLKKKAMAGLCKNCDKEGQWRYLVLGEACCHLGLMEDAMVLLQTGKRLASAAFRRESFCWSEDSFSLSDLSISGEVSAINTPLSPPRALTDSENVSQLLSHIKFLLRRRAAAIAALDAGLYSEAIRHFSKIVEGRRPAPQGFLAECYMHRAFAYKASGRIAESIADCNKTLALDQTCIQALDTRASLFESIRCLPDCLHDLEHLKLLYNSISRDRKLPGPAWKRHSVRCREIPGRLCALTTRIQRLKQRVASGETGNVDYYAFIGLRKGCSRSELERAHLLLTLRHKPDKATGFMERVVFADDRDLDSIKDRAKMSALLLYRLLQKGYSSVMSTIMEEEAAEKQRKKAAAALQAAQAAVQVQKTQISKPEPELTQTLEVRVESKTTASSVNQNPFQGVFCRDIAVVGNLLSQVGFNRPLPVKFEALSC; from the exons ATGGCTGCTTCTTCTCCTTGTTTGACTGCTACTGAAAAGAAGCACTGGTGGCTTAGCAACAGAAAG ATTGTACATAAGTACATCAAAGATGCTAGAAACCTTATTGCGACGCAAGAGCAGAGCGAGATCGCATCGGCTCTGAGCCTCCTTGACGCGGCACTGGCTCTATCGCCTCGTCTGGAAGCCGCTCTGGAACTCAAAGCGAGATCTCTGCTCTCTCTGAGGCGATTCAGAGATGTAGCCTTGATGCTTCAAGACTACATTCCCAGTCTCAAGATGGCCGACGATGATTCAGGTTCGGTTTCCTCGGATAGCTCGTCGCAGCCGTTATCGAGGGAACGAGTCAAGCTTTTGCCTTCTGATAATTCGTCGTCAGGCTCAACGGGTCGTGATCCGATCTTCAAGTGCTTCTCTGTTTCGGACTTGAAGAAGAAAGCGATGGCTGGCCTCTGTAAAAATTGCGACAAAGAAGGACAATGGAG GTATTTGGTTTTGGGGGAAGCTTGTTGCCACTTGGGCCTAATGGAAGACGCTATGGTCCTCCTCCAGACCGGGAAGCGTTTGGCCTCGGCCGCATTCCGCCGTGAGAGCTTCTGCTGGTCCGAAGACAGCTTCTCATTATCAGACTTATCTATATCCGGTGAAGTCTCTGCCATCAATACCCCTCTGTCCCCTCCCCGCGCGCTTACCGATTCTGAAAACGTCTCCCAGCTCCTCTCTCACATCAAGTTCCTCCTCCGTCGTCGTGCCGCAGCCATCGCAGCCCTCGACGCTGGCCTATACTCGGAGGCAATTCGTCACTTCTCGAAGATCGTCGAAGGTCGCCGGCCAGCTCCCCAGGGCTTCCTCGCCGAGTGCTATATGCACCGGGCATTCGCATACAAAGCGTCTGGGAGAATTGCGGAATCTATCGCGGACTGTAACAAGACTCTCGCACTCGACCAGACCTGCATTCAGGCTCTTGATACCAGAGCTTCCCTTTTCGAATCGATCCGGTGCTTACCAGATTGCTTACACGATCTCGAGCATTTGAAATTGCTGTACAATTCGATATCGCGAGATCGGAAACTTCCTGGTCCAGCTTGGAAGCGACACAGCGTGAGGTGCCGTGAAATTCCTGGTAGACTCTGTGCTCTCACAACAAGGATTCAGCGATTGAAACAGAGAGTGGCATCCGGTGAGACTGGAAATGTTGATTACTATGCTTTCATCGGACTGCGGAAAGGCTGTTCAAGATCAGAATTAGAGAGAGCGCATTTGCTGTTAACTTTGCGGCACAAACCCGACAAAGCGACCGGGTTCATGGAACGGGTCGTGTTTGCCGATGATCGTGATCTTGATTCGATCAAGGACAGAGCGAAGATGTCAGCGTTGTTGCTTTACAGGTTGTTGCAGAAGGGTTACTCAAGTGTCATGTCAACAATTATGGAGGAAGAGGCTGCGGAGAAGCAGCGTAAGAAGGCGGCAGCTGCTTTACAGGCAGCACAAGCAGCAGTTCAAGTTCAAAAGACCCAGATTTCTAAGCCAGAACCCGAATTGACCCAAACCTTGGAGGTTCGGGTCGAGAGTAAAACGACAGCGTCTTCTGTTAAT
- the LOC120006835 gene encoding cytochrome c oxidase subunit 5C-2-like, whose amino-acid sequence MAGHRIAHPILKGPSVVKEICLGIAAGLAAASAWKMYQLNEQRKYRSFYHMLESGEVGVVQEEE is encoded by the coding sequence ATGGCTGGCCATAGGATTGCCCACCCCATCTTGAAAGGACCGAGCGTTGTCAAGGAGATTTGTCTTGGAATTGCAGCTGGTTTGGCTGCTGCTTCCGCTTGGAAGATGTATCAATTGAATGAGCAGAGGAAATATAGATCATTTTATCACATGCTGGAGAGCGGTGAAGTCGGCGTTGTTCAAGAAGAAGAGTAA